A genomic window from Ruminiclostridium cellulolyticum H10 includes:
- a CDS encoding phenylacetate--CoA ligase family protein, giving the protein MIWNTQVECMSRNSMKELQLERLKNTVKVAYENVPMYKRKFDEIGLRPEHIQTLKDIEKIPFTTKNDLRDNYPYGLFAAPLKKIVRLHASSGTTGKPIVVGYTKNDMENWSENIARLVIAAGGREDDIAQIVFGYGLFTGGFGLHQGLEKVGVTVIPASAGQSERQLMVMQDFGTTILVGTPSYVLYLAEIADELGVDKSKLKLKLGLFGGEGHTPEMRAEIERRWGIKATENYGLSEIQGPGVAGECYCQCGMHINEDHFYPEIINSETGEAFEYGNKGELVLTTLTKEGIPMLRYRTKDITILNPEKCECGRTTVRMNKVLGRTDDMLIIRGVNVFPSQIESVLIGLEGIGPHYQIIVTKNGYMDAIEVLVELIDGKLLEKFSELEKLEKKIRHELKVVLQIDAKVRLVEPKSIERTTGKAKRVIDMRNK; this is encoded by the coding sequence ATGATTTGGAATACTCAGGTTGAGTGTATGTCAAGAAATTCAATGAAAGAACTTCAACTGGAACGTTTGAAGAATACTGTGAAAGTTGCATATGAAAATGTTCCAATGTATAAAAGAAAGTTTGATGAAATAGGCCTTAGGCCTGAGCATATCCAAACGCTTAAGGATATAGAGAAAATACCGTTTACAACTAAAAATGATTTAAGGGACAATTATCCTTATGGGCTTTTCGCAGCACCTCTTAAGAAAATAGTTAGACTTCATGCATCTTCTGGTACAACAGGAAAACCGATAGTTGTAGGCTATACTAAAAATGACATGGAAAACTGGTCTGAAAACATAGCAAGGCTTGTTATTGCAGCAGGAGGAAGAGAAGATGATATAGCACAGATTGTTTTCGGATATGGTCTTTTTACAGGCGGATTTGGACTGCATCAGGGCCTGGAAAAAGTTGGTGTTACAGTTATTCCTGCTTCTGCCGGTCAATCTGAAAGACAGCTAATGGTTATGCAGGATTTTGGTACTACAATTCTTGTAGGCACGCCGTCATACGTACTTTATTTAGCAGAGATTGCTGATGAATTGGGAGTGGACAAAAGTAAGCTTAAATTGAAGCTCGGCCTATTCGGTGGGGAAGGCCATACTCCTGAAATGAGGGCTGAAATAGAGAGAAGATGGGGTATAAAGGCTACAGAAAATTATGGACTTAGTGAAATACAGGGACCCGGTGTTGCGGGTGAATGTTACTGCCAATGTGGTATGCATATCAACGAAGACCACTTCTACCCCGAAATAATTAATTCGGAAACGGGAGAAGCCTTTGAGTATGGAAACAAAGGAGAACTTGTGCTGACAACACTTACCAAGGAAGGGATTCCTATGCTTCGTTACAGAACAAAGGATATTACTATTCTGAATCCCGAAAAATGTGAGTGCGGAAGAACTACTGTCAGAATGAACAAGGTGCTTGGAAGAACAGATGATATGTTGATAATCAGAGGTGTTAATGTATTTCCTTCTCAAATTGAGAGTGTTCTTATAGGTCTGGAAGGTATAGGACCTCACTACCAGATAATTGTTACTAAAAACGGATATATGGATGCAATAGAAGTACTTGTTGAGCTTATTGACGGAAAGCTTCTTGAAAAATTCAGTGAATTGGAAAAGCTAGAGAAGAAAATACGGCATGAATTAAAAGTTGTACTTCAGATAGATGCAAAAGTAAGGCTTGTTGAACCAAAGTCAATTGAAAGAACAACGGGAAAAGCAAAGCGTGTTATTGACATGAGAAACAAATAA
- a CDS encoding L-lactate permease → MVGSLILTLLPILVIVCMLVIFKKSADISGIIGWLCVSVVALVFFKTSLPVIFRSTVSGVIRSFPVSMIVLTSLFMMAYMEKTGALKRIIIFIKTIASHNKAVQIMMINIGFGTLMVAVGATPVSILPPILLAMGYSTYVSIALPSIGYDSLCTYSLLGAPLVAFLDFANNFLGQGHEITPSQAGRVFFMFLPLVSTLIGFCMLYIVDKWDGIKKGFLPCIVTGGVIAVVSYFTNKVDNLVTLTGVLSGLAVILAMALYLKFTGKKVIDKSILTDEEREYEKKYPLWKAMSPWIILIGFILVLNLPKPVYDFLYNLTLPIRGIAVDGKPIATRALWNAYTWIAVAVVVSMLVIQPKKTELKDSLKIWIKRAPRPVFSAAIFFAIGDVMNYSGWSLDTMAYKTESMIKVLANTSADAFSGAYGFITGFVGLFGGFVTGSEASTIAMFANYTMETANKLNLGLDGLIIVTAALAFGGGLASVISPAKLQNAAASIDKLGEENKVIRIAFVFALLLTFITSLYAMVLLKTGLKI, encoded by the coding sequence ATGGTAGGGTCACTTATTTTGACGCTATTACCAATTTTGGTAATAGTATGTATGCTTGTAATTTTTAAGAAGTCAGCTGACATTAGTGGTATCATTGGCTGGCTTTGTGTGTCTGTTGTAGCGTTAGTATTCTTTAAAACTTCTTTGCCGGTTATTTTCCGATCAACTGTTTCAGGAGTTATTCGTTCTTTTCCGGTTTCAATGATAGTGCTGACATCACTATTCATGATGGCTTATATGGAAAAAACTGGTGCCTTAAAAAGGATAATAATTTTCATAAAAACAATAGCAAGCCATAATAAAGCAGTTCAGATTATGATGATTAATATAGGATTTGGTACTTTAATGGTAGCTGTCGGTGCTACGCCGGTATCAATACTTCCTCCCATACTGCTTGCAATGGGCTATTCTACATATGTTTCAATTGCACTACCATCCATAGGATATGATTCACTATGCACATACTCGCTTCTTGGAGCTCCTCTTGTGGCATTTCTGGATTTTGCAAACAACTTTTTGGGACAAGGACATGAGATAACACCTTCACAGGCAGGAAGAGTATTTTTCATGTTTTTACCCTTGGTTTCTACCTTGATTGGTTTTTGTATGCTTTACATAGTTGATAAATGGGATGGAATAAAAAAGGGTTTTCTTCCATGTATAGTTACCGGTGGTGTTATAGCAGTTGTTTCATATTTCACAAACAAGGTGGATAATCTAGTAACATTGACAGGAGTTTTGAGCGGTCTTGCAGTAATATTGGCAATGGCACTTTATCTGAAGTTTACAGGTAAAAAAGTAATTGATAAGAGCATCCTGACAGATGAAGAAAGGGAATATGAGAAGAAATATCCTCTTTGGAAGGCAATGAGTCCTTGGATTATACTCATAGGTTTCATACTTGTATTGAATCTTCCTAAGCCAGTTTATGATTTTCTTTACAATCTGACACTGCCCATAAGGGGCATAGCCGTGGATGGGAAGCCTATAGCTACAAGAGCTTTATGGAATGCTTATACGTGGATTGCCGTTGCCGTAGTTGTCTCAATGCTTGTAATACAGCCTAAAAAAACAGAGTTGAAGGACTCCTTAAAAATATGGATTAAGAGAGCTCCAAGGCCTGTGTTTTCAGCTGCAATATTTTTTGCAATCGGTGATGTAATGAATTATTCCGGTTGGAGTCTTGATACTATGGCATATAAAACTGAAAGCATGATAAAAGTTTTGGCCAATACGTCGGCAGACGCATTCAGCGGAGCTTATGGATTTATAACTGGATTCGTTGGTCTCTTCGGGGGTTTTGTTACGGGAAGTGAAGCCTCAACCATTGCTATGTTTGCAAACTACACAATGGAAACCGCCAATAAGCTTAATTTAGGGCTTGACGGACTTATAATCGTTACTGCTGCACTAGCATTTGGAGGAGGCCTCGCAAGTGTAATTTCTCCGGCAAAACTTCAAAATGCAGCAGCATCAATAGACAAATTAGGTGAAGAAAACAAAGTAATAAGAATAGCGTTTGTGTTCGCATTGTTATTGACATTCATTACATCATTGTATGCAATGGTGTTACTTAAAACAGGATTAAAAATATAA
- a CDS encoding MBL fold metallo-hydrolase RNA specificity domain-containing protein: MNISFLGAAKTVTGSCFLVETKDTKFLVDCGMFQGKANEVLLNTEPFSFNPGDLDFMLLTHAHIDHSGRIPKLYMDGFKGTIYATKPTVQLCGIMLPDSGHIQEMENEWTNRKRQRAGQSPIKPLYTIKEATDCLSLFKGVAYDEVISVSQDVRVRFNDAGHILGSAIVEIWIRENNQETKIVFSGDIGNKGMPILRDPSIIGDTDYLIVESTYGDRLHTLKKETDKIEKFINIISETISKGGNVVIPSFAVGRTQELIYDLNKYMDVFDDKVNQILNVPVYVDSPLATSATQIFRENLDCFDEEAKEYIANGDNPLDFPSLKFTQSPEESRKLNEKSESMIIISASGMCEAGRIKHHLKHNLWREESTILFVGYQAEGTLGRKIQDGAKKVRLFGEEIFVNARIETIDGFSGHADKDGLISWIGSIGRKPKKIFVVHGEQGVGASFAQTITDELGLQCIVPSRGESFVISGGNIYEHVPSDKAKKRFKRLAVVEMLETLKEEFDELSEILKSDLKQEKSDVEIDEIAAKLKMVEKSFIEALK, encoded by the coding sequence ATGAATATTTCATTTCTTGGAGCAGCAAAAACCGTTACAGGCTCATGTTTTTTGGTAGAGACAAAGGATACAAAATTTTTGGTCGATTGCGGAATGTTTCAGGGCAAGGCAAATGAAGTTTTATTGAATACAGAACCATTTTCATTTAATCCTGGTGATTTGGACTTTATGCTTTTAACTCATGCTCATATTGATCATAGCGGACGAATACCTAAACTATATATGGACGGATTTAAAGGAACTATCTATGCAACCAAACCTACCGTACAGCTTTGCGGTATAATGCTTCCTGACAGCGGTCATATTCAGGAGATGGAAAATGAATGGACCAATCGAAAAAGGCAGAGGGCCGGACAATCTCCTATTAAGCCATTATACACAATCAAAGAGGCTACCGATTGCCTCAGCCTTTTCAAAGGTGTGGCATATGATGAAGTAATATCCGTTTCACAGGATGTAAGAGTCAGATTTAATGATGCAGGGCATATTCTTGGTTCAGCCATTGTAGAAATTTGGATCAGGGAAAATAATCAGGAAACAAAGATTGTTTTCAGTGGCGATATTGGAAATAAAGGTATGCCTATTCTGAGGGATCCTAGTATTATAGGGGACACTGATTACCTTATAGTTGAATCTACATATGGAGACAGACTACATACACTTAAAAAAGAAACTGATAAAATCGAAAAATTTATAAATATTATTTCGGAAACAATATCAAAAGGAGGAAATGTAGTTATTCCATCCTTTGCCGTGGGAAGAACCCAGGAACTTATATATGACTTGAATAAGTATATGGATGTTTTTGATGACAAAGTAAATCAAATATTGAATGTTCCTGTTTATGTTGATAGTCCCCTTGCAACCTCAGCAACGCAGATATTCAGGGAAAACCTTGATTGCTTTGACGAGGAGGCAAAGGAATATATTGCCAACGGAGACAATCCCTTGGATTTCCCATCACTAAAATTTACTCAGTCTCCCGAGGAATCCAGAAAGCTTAACGAAAAATCAGAAAGCATGATAATTATATCAGCCAGCGGTATGTGTGAGGCAGGGAGAATAAAGCATCATCTCAAGCATAACCTATGGCGTGAGGAATCAACGATTCTTTTCGTGGGTTATCAGGCAGAAGGAACGCTGGGACGAAAGATACAAGACGGAGCTAAAAAGGTCAGGCTTTTTGGTGAAGAAATATTTGTAAATGCCAGAATAGAGACTATTGACGGATTTTCAGGTCATGCGGACAAGGACGGTCTTATTTCTTGGATTGGAAGCATTGGAAGAAAGCCAAAGAAGATATTTGTTGTTCATGGAGAACAGGGGGTAGGTGCTTCTTTTGCACAGACTATTACTGATGAGCTTGGATTGCAGTGCATAGTTCCTTCAAGAGGAGAAAGCTTTGTCATAAGCGGTGGAAACATTTATGAACATGTTCCAAGTGACAAAGCCAAAAAGAGGTTCAAACGGCTTGCTGTGGTTGAAATGCTTGAGACCTTAAAAGAAGAGTTTGATGAATTGTCGGAAATACTAAAAAGCGATTTAAAACAAGAAAAGTCAGACGTGGAAATAGACGAAATTGCAGCAAAACTGAAAATGGTAGAAAAATCATTTATCGAAGCATTAAAATAA
- a CDS encoding M42 family metallopeptidase has product MQETLKTVTQAFGVSGNEEEIREIITTEIKKYVDEIKVDAMGNLIAVKKGKKKKILFAAHMDEIGVIATFIDDNGFIRFSNLGGVSAFNSLAQRVRFQNGTIGCINVEEKLESMKTLRLGKMYIDIGCTSKEEAEKYVKVGDTASFTGDFHVQGDYAVSKAMDDRSGCAVLIELIKTMPKTDNEIYFVFTTQEELGLRGAKTASFGIMPDCAIAIDVTRTGDTPECNSMEVKLGKGPAIKVKDSSYIAHPQIRRILQNLAQENGIPYTLELLDRGGSDPGAMQTSGTGIPCGGISIPCRYVHTPCEMVSIQDLNNCVKLAGLFMKRYK; this is encoded by the coding sequence ATGCAGGAAACATTAAAAACAGTTACACAAGCTTTTGGTGTATCTGGAAATGAAGAAGAGATCAGAGAAATAATTACAACTGAAATAAAAAAATATGTTGATGAAATAAAAGTAGATGCAATGGGTAATCTGATTGCTGTAAAAAAAGGAAAGAAGAAGAAAATACTGTTTGCGGCCCATATGGATGAAATTGGAGTTATAGCTACCTTTATTGATGATAACGGGTTCATAAGGTTCTCCAACTTAGGGGGAGTATCGGCGTTTAATTCACTTGCACAAAGAGTAAGGTTTCAAAACGGTACAATCGGTTGCATAAATGTGGAAGAAAAACTTGAAAGTATGAAAACTCTCAGACTTGGAAAAATGTATATTGATATTGGCTGCACCAGCAAAGAGGAAGCTGAGAAATACGTCAAGGTCGGAGATACAGCCAGCTTTACAGGAGATTTTCATGTTCAGGGAGATTATGCCGTTTCAAAGGCAATGGATGACAGAAGCGGCTGTGCAGTACTTATTGAGCTTATAAAAACCATGCCTAAAACAGATAATGAAATCTACTTTGTCTTTACGACACAGGAAGAATTGGGACTAAGAGGTGCAAAAACCGCTTCTTTCGGAATTATGCCGGATTGTGCCATTGCAATTGATGTTACACGTACAGGTGATACTCCCGAATGTAACAGTATGGAAGTAAAGCTTGGCAAGGGCCCTGCAATAAAAGTAAAAGATTCTTCTTATATAGCTCATCCACAGATTCGTAGGATTTTACAGAATTTGGCACAGGAAAATGGGATTCCCTACACTTTGGAATTGCTTGATAGGGGAGGGAGTGACCCTGGTGCAATGCAGACGTCAGGAACAGGGATTCCATGCGGTGGGATATCAATTCCATGCAGATATGTCCATACTCCTTGTGAAATGGTGAGTATTCAGGATTTAAACAATTGTGTTAAGCTTGCCGGACTGTTTATGAAACGTTACAAGTAA
- a CDS encoding M42 family metallopeptidase, with product MMLIKELTDLNGVSGNENEVREYIKSKINGLCDSIEVDSIGNIIAYKKGSSGKYKVMLSAHMDEVGFMVSGYMEKGFLKFKPVGGIDSRILPGKRVVIGKKRLKGVIGAKPLHQQSSEERERIAKIKDLYIDIGAETKEEAEKMAPLGEFIAFDSEYVELGKDCIKAKALDDRIGCAVLMEVLKYNFEFDLYACFTVQEEVGLRGAQVAAFKIMPDIALVLEGTTCADVPEVKPFDFSTVLGNGAALTLVDRTCYSDRKLVQFLYDTAVKNGIKVQYKQTTTGGNDAGQIQRTGTGVKTASISVPCRYIHSPVSVMSMSDFECVERLTLAALNEMNKDKDFIKNIAAV from the coding sequence ATGATGTTGATAAAAGAACTAACAGATTTAAACGGTGTATCAGGAAATGAAAATGAAGTAAGAGAATATATTAAAAGTAAAATTAATGGACTGTGTGATTCTATAGAAGTAGATTCAATAGGAAATATTATTGCGTATAAAAAAGGCAGCAGCGGCAAGTATAAAGTCATGCTTTCAGCCCATATGGATGAAGTTGGATTCATGGTTTCAGGATATATGGAAAAAGGATTTTTGAAATTCAAACCTGTCGGGGGTATTGACAGCAGAATTTTACCCGGTAAAAGGGTTGTAATAGGTAAAAAAAGGCTCAAAGGCGTAATAGGTGCAAAACCGCTACATCAGCAAAGTTCTGAAGAACGGGAAAGGATAGCGAAAATCAAGGATTTATATATAGATATTGGGGCGGAAACAAAGGAAGAGGCCGAAAAAATGGCTCCTTTAGGTGAGTTCATTGCCTTTGACAGCGAGTATGTAGAATTGGGAAAAGACTGTATAAAGGCAAAAGCACTTGACGACAGAATTGGCTGTGCGGTACTTATGGAGGTTTTAAAGTATAATTTCGAGTTTGATTTGTATGCCTGCTTTACAGTACAGGAAGAGGTTGGGCTTAGAGGTGCACAGGTGGCTGCATTTAAAATTATGCCGGATATAGCACTTGTTCTGGAAGGGACTACTTGTGCGGACGTTCCAGAGGTAAAACCCTTTGATTTTTCAACAGTACTCGGTAATGGTGCAGCACTTACATTGGTAGACAGAACCTGTTACAGCGACAGAAAGCTTGTACAGTTTTTATATGATACAGCAGTTAAAAACGGCATTAAGGTTCAATACAAGCAGACCACCACAGGTGGAAATGATGCGGGACAAATACAAAGAACCGGTACGGGAGTTAAAACTGCCTCAATATCGGTGCCCTGCAGGTATATACATTCTCCTGTATCTGTTATGAGCATGAGTGATTTTGAATGTGTAGAAAGGCTTACACTTGCAGCATTAAATGAAATGAACAAAGATAAGGATTTTATAAAAAACATCGCAGCAGTATAG
- a CDS encoding M20/M25/M40 family metallo-hydrolase encodes MEISNCLEYLSGLVAVAGFEASAAAKIAETFRDYCDEVRIDKFFNVIFLKKGFNKSAKKILITAHIDEIGFLVNSIDDKGFIGISPIGGIDSKILLAQEVIIHGSEDIPGIIGAMPPHLMKQEDAGKAVKIKDLRVDTGLKGEELKKIVSIGDVVSLKSSFSLMNKNKASGKSFDNRTGIVCMMEILRGLKDINHENDIIFMASTQEETSLVGVTTAAFALMPDAAIVIDVCHGDIPELSKGMSSTPGKGPEISIGPNLHKGMVEKMFELAKDICIPFQKMVESGDTGTEAWATQVSGCGIPTALLSIPVRYMHTAVETVNLDDIKFAARIITEFARLSSEKLETLLEWKNI; translated from the coding sequence ATGGAAATTTCAAATTGTTTAGAGTATTTGTCAGGACTTGTGGCAGTAGCAGGCTTTGAAGCAAGTGCTGCGGCAAAAATCGCAGAAACCTTTAGGGATTACTGCGATGAAGTCCGAATAGATAAGTTTTTTAATGTAATTTTCCTGAAAAAGGGTTTTAATAAGTCTGCAAAAAAGATTTTGATTACAGCACACATTGATGAAATAGGCTTTCTGGTCAACTCAATAGACGATAAAGGGTTTATCGGTATAAGCCCAATTGGAGGAATAGACAGCAAAATACTGCTGGCACAGGAAGTAATAATCCATGGCAGTGAGGATATCCCCGGCATAATAGGGGCAATGCCGCCGCACCTGATGAAACAGGAGGATGCTGGAAAGGCTGTAAAAATAAAGGATTTACGTGTTGATACAGGACTAAAGGGGGAGGAACTTAAAAAAATCGTTTCAATAGGAGATGTTGTGTCCCTTAAATCAAGCTTCTCTTTAATGAACAAAAACAAAGCCAGCGGAAAGTCTTTTGACAATCGTACAGGTATTGTCTGTATGATGGAAATATTACGGGGCCTAAAGGATATTAATCATGAAAATGATATTATATTTATGGCTTCAACACAGGAAGAAACAAGCCTTGTGGGGGTTACTACAGCAGCTTTTGCATTAATGCCGGATGCTGCAATAGTAATTGACGTATGCCATGGAGATATCCCTGAGCTTTCAAAGGGTATGTCCTCAACACCCGGCAAAGGGCCGGAGATATCAATAGGCCCTAACCTTCATAAAGGGATGGTAGAAAAGATGTTTGAGCTTGCTAAAGACATATGCATTCCATTTCAGAAAATGGTTGAGTCAGGCGATACGGGGACTGAAGCATGGGCAACTCAAGTCAGTGGCTGCGGAATACCCACTGCTCTGCTTTCTATCCCGGTCAGGTACATGCATACGGCTGTAGAAACGGTAAATTTGGACGATATAAAATTTGCGGCCAGAATAATAACTGAGTTCGCCAGGCTGAGCAGTGAGAAATTAGAGACTCTTCTGGAATGGAAGAATATCTGA
- a CDS encoding ABC transporter ATP-binding protein, producing the protein MSEALVEVKNLKKYFPIKGGVFQRTVGHVKAVEDISFEINKGETLGLVGESGCGKSTVGRTILRLHEKTGGEVLFKGTEIFELRKQEMQKLRPRIQIVFQDPYSSLNPRLTVGEIIGEALLEHGFCEKKNLKQRVLKVMDQCGLLTFHIDRYPHEFSGGQRQRIGIARALALNPEFIVCDEPVSALDVSIQSQIINLLSDLQKEYGFSYLFISHDLSVVKHISHRVAVMYLGCLVEIADKVQLYDNPFHPYTKALLSAVPLPDPRLKREKIVLSGDLPSPANPPSGCRFHTRCPVCRDICKREVPELKDVGQNHKVACHYA; encoded by the coding sequence ATGAGTGAAGCTTTAGTGGAAGTGAAAAATCTGAAAAAATACTTTCCCATAAAAGGAGGAGTATTCCAGAGGACAGTAGGACACGTTAAGGCAGTAGAAGATATATCATTTGAGATAAATAAGGGTGAAACACTGGGGTTGGTAGGCGAATCGGGATGCGGAAAAAGCACTGTAGGCCGTACAATTTTGAGGTTGCATGAAAAAACTGGGGGAGAGGTTTTATTTAAGGGAACAGAAATATTTGAACTTAGGAAACAGGAAATGCAAAAGCTGAGACCCAGAATTCAGATTGTTTTTCAGGACCCGTACAGCTCCTTGAACCCCAGACTTACAGTTGGTGAAATTATAGGTGAAGCACTTCTTGAACACGGTTTTTGCGAAAAAAAGAATTTAAAACAACGTGTATTAAAGGTTATGGATCAATGCGGGCTGCTGACCTTCCATATTGACAGATATCCCCATGAATTTTCAGGAGGGCAGAGGCAAAGAATCGGTATAGCGAGGGCTTTGGCACTGAACCCGGAATTTATCGTATGCGATGAGCCTGTTTCTGCTTTGGATGTATCAATTCAATCACAGATAATAAACCTTTTATCTGATCTTCAAAAGGAATATGGATTTTCTTACTTGTTTATATCTCATGATTTAAGCGTTGTAAAACACATTTCGCACCGGGTAGCTGTAATGTATCTTGGCTGCCTTGTTGAGATTGCTGACAAAGTACAGCTTTACGACAATCCGTTTCATCCGTACACAAAGGCTCTTTTATCGGCAGTCCCACTGCCTGACCCGAGACTTAAAAGAGAAAAAATAGTTTTATCCGGGGATTTACCCAGTCCTGCAAATCCTCCATCTGGCTGCCGCTTTCACACAAGATGCCCTGTGTGCAGGGATATTTGCAAACGAGAGGTACCGGAACTGAAAGATGTAGGACAAAACCATAAGGTCGCTTGTCATTATGCTTGA
- a CDS encoding ABC transporter ATP-binding protein yields MSEKLLEIKDLHTFFYTDAGVVKAVNGVSFQVNKGQTIGIVGESGCGKSVMSLSIMRLIQDPGKIVEGQVIFSGQDLVKLSQSEMRKINGDRISMIFQEPMTSLNPVFTVGNQIAEALILHENLTKKQAREKAIEMIATVGIPRAEGIYDSYPHELSGGMRQRIMIAMALSCNPELLIADEPTTALDVTIQAQILDLLKEIKRKFGTSIMLITHDLGVVAEMADYVIVMYAGRIIEQGNVNDIYLNPMHPYTIGLLKSKPSITSVSDRLYTIPGQVPNLIDLPEICYFSDRCKMCKDVCKQGFPKLIDMGNDHLVACTLFEEVTK; encoded by the coding sequence ATGTCTGAAAAGCTTTTGGAAATCAAAGATTTACATACGTTTTTTTATACGGATGCAGGTGTTGTTAAAGCGGTTAACGGCGTTTCCTTTCAGGTAAATAAGGGACAAACGATAGGCATAGTAGGTGAATCCGGCTGCGGGAAGAGTGTCATGTCTCTTTCCATTATGCGTCTGATACAGGACCCGGGAAAAATAGTTGAGGGACAGGTGATTTTCAGTGGTCAGGATCTTGTAAAACTATCTCAGAGTGAAATGAGGAAAATAAACGGAGATAGGATTTCAATGATATTTCAGGAGCCAATGACTTCGTTGAATCCTGTTTTTACAGTTGGCAACCAGATAGCAGAAGCACTTATCCTGCATGAAAATCTTACAAAAAAACAGGCGAGGGAAAAAGCGATTGAGATGATAGCAACAGTTGGAATTCCCCGTGCAGAAGGCATATATGACTCGTATCCTCATGAATTATCGGGAGGTATGAGACAGAGAATAATGATAGCCATGGCACTTTCCTGTAATCCTGAACTTTTAATTGCAGATGAACCTACAACCGCTTTGGATGTTACAATACAGGCACAAATTCTTGATTTGCTTAAAGAAATAAAGAGGAAGTTCGGAACGTCCATAATGTTAATTACCCACGATCTTGGGGTTGTAGCTGAAATGGCGGATTATGTAATAGTGATGTATGCAGGTAGAATAATAGAACAGGGAAATGTAAACGACATTTATCTTAATCCCATGCATCCGTATACGATAGGGCTTCTGAAATCAAAACCAAGTATAACTTCTGTAAGCGACAGGCTTTATACAATACCCGGGCAGGTACCAAACCTTATTGATTTACCTGAAATCTGTTACTTTTCAGATAGGTGTAAAATGTGCAAGGATGTCTGTAAACAAGGTTTTCCAAAATTGATTGATATGGGAAATGACCATCTCGTTGCATGTACATTGTTTGAGGAGGTGACAAAATGA
- the opp4C gene encoding oligopeptide ABC transporter permease, with amino-acid sequence MAIKQFKRNKLAIVGIFLIFFLIIICFYGPVFSKYSLLKTDILMAKLKPSHEHLLGTDSSGRDILTRLMYGGRISITVGFVAVLLEILLGTTIGGMAGYYSGKIDNMLMRLVDIFLSIPFLPVVIIIGAIMSDLNIPPQRRIYFVMFIIGVLSWPVMARLVRGQILTLREQEYMIAAEALGLKDRRKIVRHLIPNVIPSIIVSATLGIGEAILLESALSFLGLGVSMPFPSWGNMVQAVRDTNDFILRSWLWIPPGICIFTIVLAINFVGDGLRDAFDPKMKK; translated from the coding sequence ATGGCAATTAAGCAATTTAAACGAAACAAATTAGCAATAGTTGGTATATTTCTTATTTTTTTCCTTATTATAATATGTTTTTACGGGCCTGTATTTTCAAAATATTCTCTGCTTAAAACAGATATTCTTATGGCAAAGCTCAAACCTAGTCATGAGCATTTACTGGGCACTGACAGCAGCGGACGTGACATTTTAACACGCTTGATGTACGGAGGCAGAATATCAATTACTGTAGGCTTTGTTGCCGTACTCCTTGAAATACTCTTGGGTACAACTATAGGAGGTATGGCAGGCTATTACAGTGGCAAAATTGATAATATGCTTATGAGGCTTGTTGATATATTCCTTAGCATTCCATTTTTGCCTGTTGTAATAATAATAGGTGCAATAATGTCCGATCTCAATATACCTCCACAACGCAGGATTTACTTTGTAATGTTTATAATAGGAGTTCTTAGCTGGCCTGTAATGGCAAGGTTGGTCCGCGGACAGATTCTCACCTTGCGGGAACAGGAGTATATGATTGCAGCAGAAGCACTTGGACTCAAAGACAGGCGAAAAATAGTAAGACACCTTATTCCTAATGTTATCCCCAGCATAATTGTATCTGCAACTCTTGGGATAGGTGAAGCCATATTATTGGAATCGGCTTTGTCTTTTCTTGGTCTTGGTGTGTCTATGCCGTTCCCGTCGTGGGGAAATATGGTTCAGGCAGTAAGAGATACCAATGATTTCATTCTCCGCTCATGGCTTTGGATACCTCCGGGTATATGTATCTTCACAATAGTTCTGGCAATTAATTTTGTGGGTGACGGCCTGCGGGATGCCTTTGACCCTAAAATGAAAAAGTAG